One window of Arthrobacter oryzae genomic DNA carries:
- a CDS encoding M24 family metallopeptidase: MNTVTPQTQQAPLAAAAGEGAAGNAADRAVKRRRVLDILDAAGRDSILLTTNTALTWYLDGSRVHISLAGDPIAAMLVDRDGDHLVTFNNEAARIAAEELPDGVALHIVPWHGQLHAAAAMLAPGGTPLAEADVAAELRTARQQFLPGESARYARLCAEAAAAMTDVLSEATPETTEFGVASALAARIVAMGAEPLVLLCNGAGRSGFRHPLPTHAPIGRRAMAVVCARRNGLVANVTRWVRFDAGTPDELDAEVRIAAVEADIFDATVPGARLDGVFAEIQEAYLRHGFGADQWTRHHQGGPAGYAGRDPRATPATNDTVVLGQTFTWNPSGPGVKIEDTVQLTDSGLTVLSVDPRWPAAVVNGILRPLTLEL, translated from the coding sequence GGGTCCTGGACATCCTGGACGCAGCGGGCCGGGACTCGATCCTGCTCACCACCAACACGGCGCTGACCTGGTACCTGGACGGAAGCCGCGTCCATATCAGCCTGGCCGGCGACCCCATCGCCGCGATGCTGGTGGACCGCGACGGCGATCACCTGGTCACCTTCAACAACGAGGCCGCCCGGATCGCCGCGGAGGAACTGCCCGACGGCGTCGCCCTCCACATAGTGCCGTGGCACGGTCAGCTGCACGCTGCCGCAGCCATGCTCGCCCCCGGCGGCACGCCGCTTGCCGAAGCCGATGTTGCCGCGGAACTGCGGACCGCCCGCCAACAGTTCCTGCCAGGCGAGAGTGCGCGGTACGCCCGGCTGTGCGCCGAGGCGGCGGCCGCAATGACCGATGTCCTCTCGGAAGCCACGCCGGAAACCACGGAGTTCGGTGTTGCCTCCGCCCTGGCCGCGCGGATCGTGGCGATGGGGGCCGAGCCGCTGGTGCTCCTCTGCAATGGCGCCGGCCGCAGCGGGTTCCGGCATCCGCTGCCCACGCACGCGCCGATCGGCCGGCGGGCCATGGCGGTGGTGTGCGCACGCCGCAACGGCCTGGTGGCCAACGTGACCCGCTGGGTGCGGTTCGACGCCGGAACACCGGACGAGCTCGACGCTGAAGTCCGGATTGCCGCGGTGGAGGCGGACATCTTTGATGCCACCGTCCCGGGGGCACGGCTCGACGGCGTCTTCGCGGAAATCCAGGAAGCCTACTTGCGGCACGGCTTCGGCGCCGACCAGTGGACCCGCCACCATCAGGGCGGTCCGGCCGGCTATGCAGGCCGGGATCCCCGGGCAACCCCGGCCACCAACGACACCGTGGTGCTCGGCCAGACTTTCACGTGGAACCCCTCCGGCCCGGGAGTCAAGATCGAGGACACGGTGCAGCTCACCGACTCGGGGCTCACCGTCCTCAGCGTGGATCCCCGCTGGCCTGCCGCCGTCGTCAACGGCATCCTGCGGCCGCTGACCCTGGAACTGTGA